ATATACATCAAATTGACTTCATTATAAACcatatgcatataatatatacataatgaaTAATAAGCACTACGTCAAATATCaaacaacaattttttattatttgtacgAACGCCTTGACCTCCTCTTCCTTTCAAATTTAATTCTCATCCTTATCAAACGAATATTTTATCTACTTCTCTACACATAATTTCCTAACGACTACCGAGTAACGCTCTCATTAGCTATAATAAGAGAAGAaagaatttcaattaaaacaaaagaatTACCTTTGAGAACGAAACTCCGGTAGtttcgtcatttctcgttAAACGAGTGCGTGTCTTGCACCAAACGCTCAGTAGTGCATTTCTAAGTACATATAGGAAATACCCAGCCACCGCGGAATCTATTAGGAAAAACCGGCACTCGTTACAATGTCCTTATAGCGACTTTCATTTAGCTTTTTTCTTGCTCTCAGATGATGCAGTTTTTCATCGAATGATCAGCTGCGAATCTTCGCGTTGGTTGTACGTCATGAAAGTTATGGAAATTTCCTTCAGACTGTACCTACAATAATatacaaactgtttttgtttcgtatagaatatttgtaagatgtacacgaatatattagcaatcattgctcctaacgtgtgtacatgtttacggcaatgatatctttctctcagtgtacaCACGTTAGGAGCAATGAATGCTAATATACGAAacaaaaacagtttgtatgtatactatagatttctatagtatacatacaaaatattgcgggaaatatctgtatgttaatagttaacatacGAATTTCATGGCCATCGTGCGTAGTGTTGCGTGCAGATGGCGTTTCTCTCGTAccgcctaacctcaaaatccgtcatcctctttcatacaaaaaatattcttgagggtttatttatcatgaataatcaataaatcattaataatagaaCAAAAGCAACTGAAGGAAGCATGCAAAGTGCCTTTGGAAtgatataatgtcaaaattcaaaattttgtctttcatcagccttttgggtctaaataccagatctgacagttctagagataaaataataagtgtcatttcaactgattttgaattttgacattatatcaCTGTAAAGTtactcagcattaataaaattcatacaagtgtgctttttaataatttttatctgattaCTTCATAAAGTctatgaaaaatcgtaaaggGCAGCCATATGTTAACTACTAACATACAGCTATTTGACATATAACATAGCtacgttaactattaacatacgtattattggctcaaatcgaaCATGCCTATGTTAACAATTAACATATACGTTTGCTGCAatgtttcttttctctcagtgtggAGGGACTGAAATATAGTATGGGCGGGGCGGTTTTAGCAAGCGTCCAGTCAAATTCTCGAGGTACCGACTACACCAATAAAGGGTCGATTTCTCGAACAGCCTGACCGGCGGTTCAAATGTCTGGAAGCCAGTTGACTTGAATCAGCGTTAGTAAGAGCATAGGAGCTCGGAAGTGTTCGAGAAAGCTTGTGCTTGTGAGTTTGGTTTACATCGAGTGTTTAAGTGACAAAGTGAGCAAAAAAAACACGATGACGAGCGGCAAGCCTTACGTCAAAATCATCGAGGAGCCCACCGACCGGGAATGCAGATTCAGATATGACAGCGAAGGCAGATTCGCGGAGCTTTTGGGAGTCAACGCCAACGAGGATCATAGGTCATATCCTACAATCCAggtaagaacattttttagaaaatttaagtGTTTGTCACCGATCAaccgatcgatcgattctATCATCTTTGTAACAGATTATGAACTACACGGGATCATTTTACGTGGTAGTTTCTTGCGTCACAAAAGACGAGCCTTACATGCCTCATCCGCACAATCTCATAGGGAAGTCACGTGGAATATCGCAGGGCATTTGTCACTTTCAAATACCCGCGGGTCAGTCGATAGTGTCGTTCGACAATATCGGCATTCAGCGTGTGAAAAAGAAAGATATGGCCAAATCTCTAGAGGAACGGCAGCGCTTACGAGTGGACCCTTTCAAAAGTaagtttttgttattttacgCGCATTTTCATTAAGGTGTGATACTCGAGGACTAAGCGCGtcactgtttttttttttggcgtTTCAGCTGGATACAAACCTGAAAAAGGAGTGGAAAAAATGGATATAACCGCAGTTCGACTGTGTTTTCAAGTTTTTCTAGGGAACAACGGCAATTTCAATATTCCTCTCGACCCTGTGGTTTCCGTGCCGATCTACGATCACAAAAGTAAGTATTTTGATATGATCTGAATATAAGTagttgcgttttttttctatttttttttctaacgggaaatgtttattttataaattatagaaaaacTCCAAATTGTGTGGCGAAGTCATTTTTCAGTCCCAGTCAGCGGAGGCACTGTCGTCTGCTTACTGTGTGAGAAGGTATCGAAAGGTGATATTCAAGTATGTTTTTTTGATGAGAATAGTACGTGGAAAGCTATCGCAGAATTTAGTCCTCCAAAATATCACAAGCAGGTAAGTGAACTTTTCATACTGTGTCGCGCTTCTTCGAAGCTATTTATCTCtacgttttattacatgaAGCATTGTTATATTTTAGTACGCCCTTATCTTTAAAACACCGAGATACGTCGCACAGAACATAGATGAGCCGGTTAAAGTGTTTCTCCAGTTGAAACGACCGTCTGACGGCGAGCTCAGCTCACCTGTGCCATTTCTATTTATTCCGGAAGAGTATGGTGAgtatttacataattatatgaGAGATGAATCCACTATAGGTTCAATTAAAAATCCTATCGACTTTCAGCTTCGGAAGACGGCTTCAGAGTAAAACGGCAAAAGTGTCGTGAAACACCGAGGGACTTAGTCTTAAGACACATGTCGGGCATACCCGAGCAAAATGTTAATACAAATGTCAGTAGCAACGCTTATTCTGCTGTGAAACCCGAGCCAGCAAAGTCAGTTTATGCTCCGAATACAGTGGAGGATCCAAAACCCTTTGCTTCGTACAAGCCAATGGACATGTACTAAAAGTTGTATACCAAATTGATtagatataatatattaatacgatttatatgattgtaaacttgattatttttcaactaGCGCCCAGCCGCCGACGAGCAACGCTTATATGCCAACGAACTTCAATTACGCACCTTACAATAAACCGCCGCCGACGTTAATATTGAACCCGACgatacaaaattatatgatGCAGCATAACGTTCCGGTGCAATACACGATGAATCCCTGGATGTACAACAGTACCAATTATGGTGAGTTGTCGAGACATTTACACAGACCCTAGGTATAACCTAGGTCGCAAGTATGCAAGCTACAAAATGTATAATACggcatttttttctcgtctTCAACAGTTCGGCAGCATCCTGGAAATACGAACAAGCAACAAATTCCGGAGAATTTAATGGTTTGACaaactctaaaaaaaaacctgTTTCAAACGTATGCGAAACCTGACAAGTTTTGCACTCTGATTATTTATGGAAATCTCAGGTGTGGACGCAGACttacattaattttttatgtacgaattatattttaataaagacAATAGATAACCATATCTATCTACAACTGCCCTTTATTTAACCATACAACACCTtcgaaaatatttgtattagCAATATGGCAACCGAAAAAGGTATATATCGCGGCATCAGTCAAGGTGGGGAGAAATGGAGAAATGGCCCGGCGACTTTTCCACGCCCCATATAGAAGCGTTGGGGCCTCGGGCAGTCTTGAGAGATCCGCGAGCGAGTGTTGATAAACCGCGTCGCAATATCGAGTCGTACCAATATAGATTTGTAGTGTTAAGTACAAACAAAACGTTGGCTCCGCACACGAAGATGACGTATCCCGTATTACGTTACAATGCCCATCAAAGATATTGGTTGGATTTCCTGCCATCAAATCCGTACGAGGAGGAAGCCATCCAAAACTATGACAACCTACTGCATAAAACGCTCAGCAAGATCTTCCGCGTGCGCTGTCAAACCAGGAGCAGCATCCAGCTGCAAGCGCTCGTTTCTTCCCCCAGGTGCAAGGATCAAAATGACCTGATGACAGGACTAGTGAGACTGGAACCGGCCTTCCGTCAAATATTTCCAATGGAGGGCCAGAGGCTCTCGCTGTTGTGGACCGCGATTCTATCGTGTTATCAAAAATCGGCCGAGCTGCTGGTGCAGTCGGCTGCCAACGTAAACGAGTTCCTCGGATTCGTATTATTCAGTCCTAACAACTATATTATCGCCGAGGGAACCAGTATCCTCCAATGTGTTCTCTTGATGTATCCCTCTCCGTGGAACGACCGATTCTTCGTTCTGCTAACCGAACACGGAGCCGACGTGAATGCTCGAGATCCGAATGGCTGGACGGCCTTGCATACGGCGGTGAGAAAATGTCGAGTCCAGGCGGCTAGGTTGCTTCTCGAAAGAGGAGCAGACATCCACGCGACCGATGCCAAGCGCGGCATAACACCACTGCTCATGGCAGCTTTGAGCGGCGCTCCCGTCAAATTGCTGCAGCTGTTGCTCGAATTCGGAGCGAACGTTGCCGACAAGAACAGAACAGGTATGAACGCCTTGCACTACCTGGCGCTTGTCCGGCCGGAAAACGCCATGGAGAACGTTTGCGAGCTAGCCAGGATCTTGATCGACAGAGGCACCTCGCTAGACGACGAAAGCTCGATTGGCCAGTACCAGCCGTTACACGGGGCTATCTACACGGGAAATATCGCATTGGTAGGTATGACGGTAGAGTGCAACTGTCAAAAATGTACACTGGCTCGTTTTCCAGGTACGGCTCTTTTTGAAGCGCGGGGCGAACGCGAACGCGCGAGTGGTGTGCGGCATGTTTCCACTCTACCTCGCTGCCAAGCACGTCGTGAGGGGCCATTACGACATGATGACAGCTTTGTTCGAAAGTGGCGCTGACATCGCCATGAAATCCGACAGAGGTCGCAGTGTCTTGCATGCCGCCTGTCTGCAACGGAACGAGACCACAATATGGATACTTCTGGACATTGACTCGGACATGCTGTTCCTCAAGGACAAGTTCGGTAACACACCGTTCGATCTGATGCTCACGTCGGATCATACCAACGGGACGGTCCAGATGGTGCTCAGAGCCCTGGCACTGCACACGGGCCTCTCGCTGCTGCCGTCGGCCGCCTGGAAGGACGAGCAGCGCATCCAGCAGGAACCCGAACTGTGGGATTATTACCAAGCTTGCGTCGCGGAAATCCGCATGGCAAGGGATGAGCCGCTCATCGGATATTGGACCTATTTGGATCTTTTGACCAAATGCAATTGCCAGATCGCAAAGCCCATGCGGAACGAAAAATTCGGCAAGGCATTCAGGAGGCATCTCAACCTTTTTCCCAACTATAGGAATACCATGAAACAAACCGTCAGTTTCATCAAGCATCATTACCTTCGCCCTATGACTCAGTTTGAGGAAGACATCCACGTGGCGTTTGATCGTACTGTGCCTGGACTGGTTTCGAGGACAATGGCTCAGTACGCGGTTGACTGCTATAAATGTCAAATGAGAAGACTAGCCGGTGCTTCTCGAGGCAGCGCTGATAACAGAAATGCTCCGCGCGAGCAGTGAAAAAGACGTTCTTTCTATTGTAATCCGACTGCTGACGACCATTTAATGCCTGATGCATGATTAGTTTTGTACATATTGATTATTTATGCAAATTTTAGCTGTATAGACGTAGACTTCTGTTAAAATAGATTTAGAGAAAGGCAATATCCTTCGCGCCTTACTGATATTCAAATAAAGACATACCGAATAACCCAATAACTATACATCACTCATATTTTTTAGTTCCCCATACTATGCCATAAATTGCATCGTTATTTCTCGCGACCGTTCGTTTCGAGTTCGCCGACGCTCAGGTATACTCTCGTCTGGAGTCTCTCCTGTATGCATAGCTCTCCGCCCGCCCATTATATAGGATGTACCGGATGAACCGCCCACGCAGACGCCTTCCCCCTCCCTCGGTCTTTGAGGCTCCTTGAAGGACCTTCGGCTGACTCCGCCGGCGCCAAGCCCTATGTGCATAAGACACAATAGCGTTGCCGCACTTGCTCCTCGTCGCTGATGAAAAATCTGACCATATCAGATCAATTTTCCGATCAACGCAAAAGTAAGATACAAATTAAATTAACTCATCGGTAGATAattacacgctctctctctctctctctcgctactGTAGCCCACccaagagacagagagaaagaaatcgCTCGCGCAATAAGggcccccccctcccccccgaCAACCACATAATTCAGCAGCAGGCCAGCAGCTGCATTCTGGGAAATACCCTGCATCGTTAAACGTTCGAACAAGCGCGCCATCGCCGCCAGGTGGCGCTAACGCAGCTCGCAACGATCGCGCGCTGTCGTGTCTCTCGTTTCGCCGTTCCAGTCGCTCCACAACAACAAGAATGCCAAGACGCTGCTgctcgtcgctgctgctgcta
The sequence above is drawn from the Nasonia vitripennis strain AsymCx chromosome 4, Nvit_psr_1.1, whole genome shotgun sequence genome and encodes:
- the LOC100679655 gene encoding serine/threonine-protein phosphatase 6 regulatory ankyrin repeat subunit A-like → MTYPVLRYNAHQRYWLDFLPSNPYEEEAIQNYDNLLHKTLSKIFRVRCQTRSSIQLQALVSSPRCKDQNDLMTGLVRLEPAFRQIFPMEGQRLSLLWTAILSCYQKSAELLVQSAANVNEFLGFVLFSPNNYIIAEGTSILQCVLLMYPSPWNDRFFVLLTEHGADVNARDPNGWTALHTAVRKCRVQAARLLLERGADIHATDAKRGITPLLMAALSGAPVKLLQLLLEFGANVADKNRTGMNALHYLALVRPENAMENVCELARILIDRGTSLDDESSIGQYQPLHGAIYTGNIALVRLFLKRGANANARVVCGMFPLYLAAKHVVRGHYDMMTALFESGADIAMKSDRGRSVLHAACLQRNETTIWILLDIDSDMLFLKDKFGNTPFDLMLTSDHTNGTVQMVLRALALHTGLSLLPSAAWKDEQRIQQEPELWDYYQACVAEIRMARDEPLIGYWTYLDLLTKCNCQIAKPMRNEKFGKAFRRHLNLFPNYRNTMKQTVSFIKHHYLRPMTQFEEDIHVAFDRTVPGLVSRTMAQYAVDCYKCQMRRLAGASRGSADNRNAPREQ
- the LOC100679695 gene encoding uncharacterized protein LOC100679695, which encodes MTSGKPYVKIIEEPTDRECRFRYDSEGRFAELLGVNANEDHRSYPTIQIMNYTGSFYVVVSCVTKDEPYMPHPHNLIGKSRGISQGICHFQIPAGQSIVSFDNIGIQRVKKKDMAKSLEERQRLRVDPFKTGYKPEKGVEKMDITAVRLCFQVFLGNNGNFNIPLDPVVSVPIYDHKKKLQIVWRSHFSVPVSGGTVVCLLCEKVSKGDIQVCFFDENSTWKAIAEFSPPKYHKQYALIFKTPRYVAQNIDEPVKVFLQLKRPSDGELSSPVPFLFIPEEYASEDGFRVKRQKCRETPRDLVLRHMSGIPEQNVNTNVSSNAYSAVKPEPAKSVYAPNTVEDPKPFASYKPMDIAQPPTSNAYMPTNFNYAPYNKPPPTLILNPTIQNYMMQHNVPVQYTMNPWMYNSTNYVRQHPGNTNKQQIPENLMMTYPVLRYNAHQRYWLDFLPSNPYEEEAIQNYDNLLHKTLSKIFRVRCQTRSSIQLQALVSSPRCKDQNDLMTGLVRLEPAFRQIFPMEGQRLSLLWTAILSCYQKSAELLVQSAANVNEFLGFVLFSPNNYIIAEGTSILQCVLLMYPSPWNDRFFVLLTEHGADVNARDPNGWTALHTAVRKCRVQAARLLLERGADIHATDAKRGITPLLMAALSGAPVKLLQLLLEFGANVADKNRTGMNALHYLALVRPENAMENVCELARILIDRGTSLDDESSIGQYQPLHGAIYTGNIALVRLFLKRGANANARVVCGMFPLYLAAKHVVRGHYDMMTALFESGADIAMKSDRGRSVLHAACLQRNETTIWILLDIDSDMLFLKDKFGNTPFDLMLTSDHTNGTVQMVLRALALHTGLSLLPSAAWKDEQRIQQEPELWDYYQACVAEIRMARDEPLIGYWTYLDLLTKCNCQIAKPMRNEKFGKAFRRHLNLFPNYRNTMKQTVSFIKHHYLRPMTQFEEDIHVAFDRTVPGLVSRTMAQYACFLKCELTVDRMWKARDIPDGPEAKEDKQQVDSQADSGFLSGSNLMSSSLSIEPENEERNYEEETNIAPEPAKACESGLDLGLTESLGQLSLKENTLNVLDSGTIDLESEELASTEVKNEGQEPWEIYYTQDDDGDTQLHIAIHQGFIEAAFFLINAAPHPCLLNIINDAAQTALHLAVLKSQPRVVRRLILAGADPTVRNFKGNTPLHLACNSGDLNCAKALTNPITPNERTWLEPGKTVPSLPQNLEQRNFDGEMCIHLAASQGHAELVRHLLLLGADPDAREGLSGRTALHLAIEKRRLDIAYLLVQEGRPKLDTATYAGVTAYHLASCVDERLAKELIRLGATPSMPPDLTSDDDSDEDDDEDDSEAYRMTLARIGFPSKASMLTA